The following are from one region of the Coccinella septempunctata chromosome 7, icCocSept1.1, whole genome shotgun sequence genome:
- the LOC123316552 gene encoding broad-complex core protein isoforms 1/2/3/4/5-like isoform X6 → MVDTQHFCLRWNNYQSSITSAFENLRDDEDFVDVTLACDGKSLKAHRVVLSACSPYFRELLKSTPCKHPVIVLQDVAWTDLHALVEFIYHGEVNVHQRSLSSFLKTAEVLRVSGLTQQHGEDRDQLAQVQSLVRYPQTPPVSNSHPPNFTDKLVSDSFFTSPSSPPHGATVNQLLRRAAMQHRRERRISMDPENEHKRARSEHIIGNNNNNELNLSQHTLPGAQQPPQTQPADFSPSAMKNNALNLNLSSLHQEFDGNGISSTKRENSPISPSPPAGTPRCNDSKVKSEPMELLCSTNNQDDNSNDSGDTVTPNDNGPTNLPQGPHSGSSAGDHEDHDSPIGGPPYLTPSESKLFATAASGFNFTMAALAAEPTGLGGLNTSLAGNDALAGVDEFRCQPCNKSLSSLTRLKRHIQNVHMRPSREPVCNICKRVYSSLNSLRNHKSIYHRNVKNIKSDEMMSPHSFYL, encoded by the exons ATGGTAGATACACAGCACTTTTGTCTGCGTTGGAACAATTACCAAAGCAGCATCACATCGGCTTTTGAAAACCTCAGGGATGACGAGGACTTTGTGGACGTCACTCTGGCCTGTGATGGAAAGAGTTTGAAAGCTCACCGTGTAGTTTTGTCAGCCTGTAGTCCTTATTTCCGAGAATTACTTAAG TCAACGCCCTGTAAACACCCTGTGATAGTCCTGCAAGATGTCGCATGGACAGATCTTCATGCTCTCGTTGAATTCATATACCATGGAGAAGTCAATGTTCATCAGCGTTCCTTGTCCTCCTTCCTCAAAACGGCTGAGGTCCTTAGGGTTAGCGGACTCACTCAACAACACGGAGAAGACCGCGACCAG CTGGCGCAGGTACAGAGCCTCGTTCGATACCCCCAAACGCCCCCAGTATCCAACAGCCATCCGCCCAACTTCACCGACAAGTTAGTATCGGACTCCTTCTTCACCTCGCCATCATCCCCACCCCACGGCGCCACAGTGAACCAACTGCTCAGACGGGCAGCCATGCAGCACAGGAGAGAGAGGAGGATATCCATGGACCCCGAGAACGAGCACAAACGCGCGAGGTCCGAACACATAATCGGCAATAACAACAATAACGAGCTCAACCTGTCCCAGCACACGCTGCCCGGCGCGCAGCAGCCGCCCCAGACGCAACCTGCGGACTTCTCTCCCAGCGCGATGAAGAACAACGCGCTGAACCTGAACCTCAGCTCCCTGCACCAGGAATTCGACGGCAACGGGATCAGCAGCACGAAGCGGGAGAACTCGCCCATCAGCCCGTCGCCGCCTGCTGGGACGCCGCGCTGCAACGACAGCAAGGTCAAATCCGAACCAATGGAACTTCTATGTAGTACAAATAATCAGGACGATAACAGTAACGACTCAGGTGATACGGTCACGCCGAACGATAACGGGCCTACGAATCTACCTCAGGGGCCGCACTCGGGCAGTTCAGCGGGGGACCACGAGGACCACGACAGTCCGATTGGGGGCCCTCCGTATCTGACGCCTTCGGAGAGCAAGCTCTTCGCTACCGCAGCTAGCGGCTTCAATTTTACTATGGCCGCTCTGGCAGCCGAACCCACGGGGCTTGGAG gatTGAATACGTCATTAGCAGGAAATGATGCACTTGCTG GTGTGGACGAATTCAGATGCCAGCCCTGCAACAAAAGCCTCTCGTCCCTGACCAGGCTGAAAAGGCACATTCAGAATGTGCACATGCGTCCATCAAGAGAACCAGTGTGCAACATATGCAAGAGAGTTTATAGCAGCCTGAATAGTTTGAGGAATCACAAGAGCATTTACCATAGGAACGTTAAGAACATCAAAAGTGACGAAATGATGTCGCCTCATTCCTTCTACTTGTGA
- the LOC123316552 gene encoding broad-complex core protein isoforms 1/2/3/4/5-like isoform X4 codes for MVDTQHFCLRWNNYQSSITSAFENLRDDEDFVDVTLACDGKSLKAHRVVLSACSPYFRELLKSTPCKHPVIVLQDVAWTDLHALVEFIYHGEVNVHQRSLSSFLKTAEVLRVSGLTQQHGEDRDQLAQVQSLVRYPQTPPVSNSHPPNFTDKLVSDSFFTSPSSPPHGATVNQLLRRAAMQHRRERRISMDPENEHKRARSEHIIGNNNNNELNLSQHTLPGAQQPPQTQPADFSPSAMKNNALNLNLSSLHQEFDGNGISSTKRENSPISPSPPAGTPRCNDSKVKSEPMELLCSTNNQDDNSNDSGDTVTPNDNGPTNLPQGPHSGSSAGDHEDHDSPIGGPPYLTPSESKLFATAASGFNFTMAALAAEPTGLGGLNTSLAGNDALAGTSQGDAVIEDVKSFGEICTICGKLLRNKITLRRHVKDLHYAQTEEFWCKICNRCYRTKNSLVVHTCNYHQKKKTKMTVN; via the exons ATGGTAGATACACAGCACTTTTGTCTGCGTTGGAACAATTACCAAAGCAGCATCACATCGGCTTTTGAAAACCTCAGGGATGACGAGGACTTTGTGGACGTCACTCTGGCCTGTGATGGAAAGAGTTTGAAAGCTCACCGTGTAGTTTTGTCAGCCTGTAGTCCTTATTTCCGAGAATTACTTAAG TCAACGCCCTGTAAACACCCTGTGATAGTCCTGCAAGATGTCGCATGGACAGATCTTCATGCTCTCGTTGAATTCATATACCATGGAGAAGTCAATGTTCATCAGCGTTCCTTGTCCTCCTTCCTCAAAACGGCTGAGGTCCTTAGGGTTAGCGGACTCACTCAACAACACGGAGAAGACCGCGACCAG CTGGCGCAGGTACAGAGCCTCGTTCGATACCCCCAAACGCCCCCAGTATCCAACAGCCATCCGCCCAACTTCACCGACAAGTTAGTATCGGACTCCTTCTTCACCTCGCCATCATCCCCACCCCACGGCGCCACAGTGAACCAACTGCTCAGACGGGCAGCCATGCAGCACAGGAGAGAGAGGAGGATATCCATGGACCCCGAGAACGAGCACAAACGCGCGAGGTCCGAACACATAATCGGCAATAACAACAATAACGAGCTCAACCTGTCCCAGCACACGCTGCCCGGCGCGCAGCAGCCGCCCCAGACGCAACCTGCGGACTTCTCTCCCAGCGCGATGAAGAACAACGCGCTGAACCTGAACCTCAGCTCCCTGCACCAGGAATTCGACGGCAACGGGATCAGCAGCACGAAGCGGGAGAACTCGCCCATCAGCCCGTCGCCGCCTGCTGGGACGCCGCGCTGCAACGACAGCAAGGTCAAATCCGAACCAATGGAACTTCTATGTAGTACAAATAATCAGGACGATAACAGTAACGACTCAGGTGATACGGTCACGCCGAACGATAACGGGCCTACGAATCTACCTCAGGGGCCGCACTCGGGCAGTTCAGCGGGGGACCACGAGGACCACGACAGTCCGATTGGGGGCCCTCCGTATCTGACGCCTTCGGAGAGCAAGCTCTTCGCTACCGCAGCTAGCGGCTTCAATTTTACTATGGCCGCTCTGGCAGCCGAACCCACGGGGCTTGGAG gatTGAATACGTCATTAGCAGGAAATGATGCACTTGCTGGTACGTCTCAAG GTGATGCTGTGATAGAAGATGTGAAATCTTTCGGGGAGATCTGCACGATCTGCGGAAAACTACTGAGGAACAAGATTACCCTACGTAGACATGTCAAAGATCTGCACTACGCGCAGACAGAGGAGTTCTGGTGTAAAATTTGCAACCGTTGCTATCGGACTAAGAACAGTTTGGTGGTGCACACGTGTAATTATCaccagaagaagaaaacaaagATGACAGTGAATTAG
- the LOC123316552 gene encoding broad-complex core protein isoforms 1/2/3/4/5-like isoform X3, producing the protein MVDTQHFCLRWNNYQSSITSAFENLRDDEDFVDVTLACDGKSLKAHRVVLSACSPYFRELLKSTPCKHPVIVLQDVAWTDLHALVEFIYHGEVNVHQRSLSSFLKTAEVLRVSGLTQQHGEDRDQLAQVQSLVRYPQTPPVSNSHPPNFTDKLVSDSFFTSPSSPPHGATVNQLLRRAAMQHRRERRISMDPENEHKRARSEHIIGNNNNNELNLSQHTLPGAQQPPQTQPADFSPSAMKNNALNLNLSSLHQEFDGNGISSTKRENSPISPSPPAGTPRCNDSKVKSEPMELLCSTNNQDDNSNDSGDTVTPNDNGPTNLPQGPHSGSSAGDHEDHDSPIGGPPYLTPSESKLFATAASGFNFTMAALAAEPTGLGGLNTSLAGNDALAGTSQGVDEFRCQPCNKSLSSLTRLKRHIQNVHMRPSREPVCNICKRVYSSLNSLRNHKSIYHRNVKNIKSDEMMSPHSFYL; encoded by the exons ATGGTAGATACACAGCACTTTTGTCTGCGTTGGAACAATTACCAAAGCAGCATCACATCGGCTTTTGAAAACCTCAGGGATGACGAGGACTTTGTGGACGTCACTCTGGCCTGTGATGGAAAGAGTTTGAAAGCTCACCGTGTAGTTTTGTCAGCCTGTAGTCCTTATTTCCGAGAATTACTTAAG TCAACGCCCTGTAAACACCCTGTGATAGTCCTGCAAGATGTCGCATGGACAGATCTTCATGCTCTCGTTGAATTCATATACCATGGAGAAGTCAATGTTCATCAGCGTTCCTTGTCCTCCTTCCTCAAAACGGCTGAGGTCCTTAGGGTTAGCGGACTCACTCAACAACACGGAGAAGACCGCGACCAG CTGGCGCAGGTACAGAGCCTCGTTCGATACCCCCAAACGCCCCCAGTATCCAACAGCCATCCGCCCAACTTCACCGACAAGTTAGTATCGGACTCCTTCTTCACCTCGCCATCATCCCCACCCCACGGCGCCACAGTGAACCAACTGCTCAGACGGGCAGCCATGCAGCACAGGAGAGAGAGGAGGATATCCATGGACCCCGAGAACGAGCACAAACGCGCGAGGTCCGAACACATAATCGGCAATAACAACAATAACGAGCTCAACCTGTCCCAGCACACGCTGCCCGGCGCGCAGCAGCCGCCCCAGACGCAACCTGCGGACTTCTCTCCCAGCGCGATGAAGAACAACGCGCTGAACCTGAACCTCAGCTCCCTGCACCAGGAATTCGACGGCAACGGGATCAGCAGCACGAAGCGGGAGAACTCGCCCATCAGCCCGTCGCCGCCTGCTGGGACGCCGCGCTGCAACGACAGCAAGGTCAAATCCGAACCAATGGAACTTCTATGTAGTACAAATAATCAGGACGATAACAGTAACGACTCAGGTGATACGGTCACGCCGAACGATAACGGGCCTACGAATCTACCTCAGGGGCCGCACTCGGGCAGTTCAGCGGGGGACCACGAGGACCACGACAGTCCGATTGGGGGCCCTCCGTATCTGACGCCTTCGGAGAGCAAGCTCTTCGCTACCGCAGCTAGCGGCTTCAATTTTACTATGGCCGCTCTGGCAGCCGAACCCACGGGGCTTGGAG gatTGAATACGTCATTAGCAGGAAATGATGCACTTGCTGGTACGTCTCAAG GTGTGGACGAATTCAGATGCCAGCCCTGCAACAAAAGCCTCTCGTCCCTGACCAGGCTGAAAAGGCACATTCAGAATGTGCACATGCGTCCATCAAGAGAACCAGTGTGCAACATATGCAAGAGAGTTTATAGCAGCCTGAATAGTTTGAGGAATCACAAGAGCATTTACCATAGGAACGTTAAGAACATCAAAAGTGACGAAATGATGTCGCCTCATTCCTTCTACTTGTGA